One stretch of Phaeodactylum tricornutum CCAP 1055/1 chromosome 9, whole genome shotgun sequence DNA includes these proteins:
- a CDS encoding predicted protein — protein sequence MASTGNQQLAVHLNNMAVSFLTFQNLNKAFELLREALFQTICVVDPHCSETVDALVADRTTKSGPILYQSLAVKDSAFQDTEEKRTGCSCASITFVYSDGIRLLPSGIAFSCDNLVNEIAVSSIIIFNLGVAYHVNGLETYSGSQLTKSLSMYQKAYVLLLDVGIPPMPTGNAMVDLLFMALFNNLAHVCFELVNYEESERYFDSLYRFAYAISPIFYDDPAARDAIEQHKRNFLLNAIILKTPNFANAA from the coding sequence ATGGCATCTACCGGGAACCAGCAATTGGCAGTGCATCTCAATAATATGGCAGTGAGTTTCCTTACATTCCAGAATCTTAACAAGGCTTTTGAGTTGCTTCGGGAGGCTTTGTTTCAGACCATATGTGTTGTTGACCCCCACTGTAGCGAGACTGTCGATGCGTTGGTGGCCGACCGAACCACGAAGTCTGGGCCTATACTGTACCAATCATTGGCAGTGAAAGATTCCGCATTTCAAGATACCGAAGAGAAAAGAACTGGCTGTTCTTGTGCTTCAATAACTTTTGTCTATTCTGATGGGATTCGCTTGCTCCCTTCCGGTATCGCCTTTTCCTGTGACAATCTAGTCAATGAAATCGCAGTATCCAGCATTATAATTTTCAATCTCGGTGTCGCCTACCATGTGAATGGTCTTGAGACTTATTCTGGATCCCAATTAACaaaatcactgtcaatgtaTCAGAAAGCGTATGTTTTATTGCTGGATGTCGGCATCCCCCCCATGCCGACTGGTAATGCAATGGTGGATCTCCTGTTCATGGCGCTGTTTAATAATTTGGCGCATGTTTGTTTCGAGCTCGTCAATTACGAAGAGTCCGAGCGCTATTTCGATAGCTTGTATCGGTTTGCGTACGCAATATCCCCGATTTTCTACGATGACCCCGCAGCTCGCGACGCTATAGAACAGCACAAGCGCAACTTTCTACTAAATGCAATCATTCTGAAAACCCCGAATTTTGCGAACGCTGCGTAA
- a CDS encoding predicted protein, translating to MSRQIAVNLNNKGVLCLKEGKLVEAFDLFRTALMNVSGDVNCPQESFRWSQTQPASSAPAAIYSVTNNSSSTPFMYSSGINLLSSITAYSLESSVNDTVFSSIVIFNLAIVYHLKGFECSGSQSRIQFFKAMSLYQKSYMLLVAVGVLKTATGNAVVDMVCMSVFNNLAEVCFELSDFSECQRYFVCLMRFLDSVATYIYDDDHTSSMLFQAKINFLLNATLLQEPFLAAAA from the coding sequence ATGAGCCGACAAATTGCCGTGAATCTTAACAACAAGGGTGTCCTCTGCCTGAAAGAGGGTAAACTCGTTGAGGCTTTTGACCTCTTCCGAACGGCACTGATGAACGTATCAGGAGATGTAAATTGCCCCCAAGAAAGTTTCCGATGGTCACAGACTCAACCAGCTTCATCTGCTCCAGCTGCCATTTACTCCGTAACCAACAATTCGTCATCTACACCGTTCATGTATTCTTCAGGCATTAACCTTCTTTCTTCTATCACAGCTTACTCCCTCGAATCGTCGGTGAATGACACTGTGTTTTCTAGCATAGTCATCTTTAACTTGGCAATTGTCTATCATCTGAAGGGATTTGAATGCAGTGGGAGTCAATCTCGAATACAATTCTTTAAGGCTATGTCATTATACCAAAAAAGTTACATGCTCTTGGTCGCTGTGGGTGTGCTCAAAACGGCCACAGGCAATGCTGTGGTCGACATGGTGTGCATGTCCGTATTCAACAACTTGGCTGAAGTTTGTTTTGAGCTGTCCGATTTCTCAGAATGCCAGCGCTACTTTGTCTGTCTTATGCGTTTTCTCGATTCAGTTGCAACTTACATTTACGACGACGATCACACCTCCTCAATGCTGTTCCAGGCGAAAATCAACTTTTTACTTAATGCTACTCTTCTCCAGGAACCCTTTTTGGCGGCCGCTGCTTGA
- a CDS encoding predicted protein — MTMTFLLQLLAFLGLSRHILAETNSSTSKVYVHIPFHLHNPSGFAHVQAEFGFQHTSGSIAEYVYYLDDHLCSPLAFNKTEGYPSHNQGLNPPFILLANAGTCSAVTKARHAQQVGASALIIADLHCNCDDKDCTKAFPKSECQEKDPKLVNDGSGNDISIPSFLMFKGITSQVKEKLVQNQPVLMELVWGLPKDATKDASLALWYHLWTTAYDPLVDVLTYHNVRAVSKALKGHAKFTPRYSIIDGTRFKCVNGPQENGPCDHLCTNKGRYCTTHATNLSGHAIVKETLRRLCIWEHFAKENEDPWWEYVLYHKEHCSEPHYFANETCLTKALVHANVDSHTVEECMKDAGDTEADVANTLLDEMIQKQKQSSVVALPAITVNQDVLDHMSSWSLFESICRRYWDSKVSTPEICVKCGACPNIIGCIEEGHCVGFHDKSDNENNAPTDKKENKRKKAYHGWRFFWFIVISCLCGLGYYQYKQQHGYGDRSGPFQGYLQLSSDP; from the coding sequence ATGACGATGACATTCCTCCTTCAGTTACTGGCATTCCTGGGTTTGTCCCGCCATATTTTGGCAGAAACCAATAGCTCCACGAGTAAGGTGTATGTGCATATTCCGTTCCACCTGCACAACCCTAGCGGATTCGCTCACGTGCAGGCGGAGTTTGGTTTTCAACACACATCTGGTTCGATTGCGGAGTACGTTTATTATCTCGACGACCATCTGTGCAGTCCACTCGCTTTTAATAAAACAGAAGGATACCCGTCGCACAATCAAGGTTTGAATCCGCCATTTATTCTCCTTGCAAACGCGGGTACATGTTCGGCGGTCACCAAGGCTCGGCACGCTCAACAAGTAGGGGCTTCCGCGCTGATCATCGCGGACCTGCACTGTAATTGCGACGACAAGGACTGTACAAAAGCCTTTCCGAAAAGTGAATGTCAAGAGAAGGATCCCAAGCTAGTCAACGATGGCTCCGGAAATGACATTTCTATCCCTTCATTCCTCATGTTTAAAGGGATCACCTCCCAAGTCAAGGAAAAGCTTGTTCAGAATCAGCCTGTTCTGATGGAACTTGTGTGGGGTCTCCCCAAAGACGCTACTAAAGACGCCAGTCTTGCCCTCTGGTACCATCTTTGGACTACCGCGTACGATCCGTTAGTTGATGTATTGACCTACCATAACGTGCGCGCTGTCTCCAAGGCATTAAAGGGTCATGCCAAATTCACGCCGAGGTACTCCATCATTGACGGTACCCGTTTCAAGTGCGTCAACGGACCCCAGGAAAATGGACCTTGCGACCACTTGTGCACTAACAAAGGGCGCTACTGTACCACGCATGCGACCAATTTGAGTGGACATGCCATTGTGAAGGAAACCTTGCGCCGGCTTTGTATTTGGGAGcattttgccaaggaaaaCGAAGATCCCTGGTGGGAATATGTTCTCTACCACAAAGAACATTGCAGCGAGCCTCATtattttgccaacgaaactTGTCTTACAAAAGCGCTCGTACATGCAAACGTGGACTCGCATACGGTCGAGGAGTGCATGAAGGATGCTGGGGACACGGAAGCGGATGTAGCAAACACTCTTTTAGACGAAATGATCCAAAAGCAGAAGCAATCGAGCGTCGTTGCACTCCCCGCAATTACTGTCAACCAGGATGTTTTAGATCACATGTCTTCGTGGTCACTCTTTGAGAGCATTTGTCGGAGATACTGGGACTCGAAGGTTTCCACTCCTGAAATATGTGTCAAGTGCGGTGCCTGTCCCAATATTATAGGTTGCATCGAGGAGGGTCACTGCGTTGGTTTCCACGATAAAAGTGACAACGAGAACAATGCGCCCACCgacaagaaggaaaacaaaaggaaaaaggcCTATCATGGGTGGAGGTTCTTTTGGTTCATTGTGATAAGCTGTCTTTGCGGTTTGGGCTATTACCAGTACAAGCAACAACATGGATACGGCGACCGGTCAGGTCCGTTTCAAGGATATCTGCAGCTCAGCAGCGATCCTTAG
- a CDS encoding predicted protein yields MEKAPPSICKWIQTLELGYSDVDKPPDGGICFHCAGRHAKLLKCARCKVATYCQRDCQVEDWKIGKHKLACQSYARVGPSMQIDDENDKQQACNELFGRIRFYVCPYAVHKATTLGRGFLFIQSDRTLATMSLTLPKDSYGRPTDNRALLIYYLTLGEFDAEVCREDFEMATVRTKLQEAVENYDEEDEIVILMRFRCGHVSLGTSALVPDHRVCKKLGIDYYSESTAAALQLNIDDS; encoded by the coding sequence ATGGAAAAAGCTCCACCTTCAATTTGCAAATGGATACAAACGCTGGAGCTGGGATATTCGGATGTGGACAAGCCTCCCGATGGAGGAATTTGCTTCCATTGCGCAGGACGTCATGCCAAGCTTCTCAAGTGTGCTCGATGTAAAGTAGCCACGTACTGCCAGCGGGATTGTCAGGTAGAAGATTGGAAAATCGGAAAACACAAGCTTGCCTGTCAATCTTATGCAAGGGTAGGGCCTTCGATGCaaattgacgacgaaaacgacaagCAGCAAGCCTGCAATGAGTTGTTTGGCCGAATACGATTTTACGTGTGCCCGTACGCTGTCCACAAGGCGACGACACTTGGAAGAGGATTTCTCTTTATTCAAAGCGACCGCACACTCGCAACCATGTCCTTAACTTTGCCAAAGGATAGCTACGGTCGTCCAACCGACAATCGAGCTCTGTTGATATATTACCTCACTCTCGGTGAGTTTGATGCGGAAGTTTGTCGAGAAGACTTTGAAATGGCTACAGTTCGCACAAAACTTCAAGAAGCAGTTGAAAACTacgatgaagaggacgaaatTGTCATTTTGATGCGCTTCAGGTGTGGCCATGTCTCCCTGGGCACGTCTGCGTTGGTTCCAGACCATCGGGTATGTAAAAAGCTCGGAATTGACTACTACTCCGAAAGCACTGCAGCGGCCCTTCAGCTAAACATAGACGATAGTTAA
- a CDS encoding predicted protein, with amino-acid sequence MHAHFEQVIQKVDALMAKYPTITQADRLQQLETQTGYPKALFFVVLSTILTGVLTLIGGAKLLVDLVGFLYPAYMSFKSMDGGSIDDTQWLTYWVVFSFLNIFESLFAFVVNLIPFYFWIKIAMVIWMWHPNTHGAQTIYQQGLRPLLVPYMDAVGGKSNKKSE; translated from the exons ATGCACGCTCATTTCGAACAAGTAATCCAGAAGGTGGACGCCTTAATGGCAAAATACCCCACCATTACGCAAGCAG ATCGACTCCAGCAGCTCGAAACACAAACGGGATATCCTAAGGCCTTGTTTTTTGTCGTTCTTTCCACGATTCTCACTGGGGTGTTGACCCTGATTGGGGGTGCCAAGCTCTTGGTCGATCTCGTCGGATTCCTGTACCCAGCGTACATGAGTTTCAAGTCCATGGATGGCGGATCCATTGACGACACTCAGTGGCTCACGTACTGGGTTGTCTTTTCGTTTCTCAATATTTTCGAATCTCTCTTTGCGTTTGTCGTTAATTTGATTCCTTTCTATTTCTGGATTAAGATTGCTATGGTGATTTGGATGTGGCATCCCAACACACACGGGGCGCAGACAATTTACCAACAAGGACTGCGACCCTTACTTGTGCCGTATATGGACGCGGTTGGCGGAAAGAGTAACAAAAAATCGGAATAG
- a CDS encoding predicted protein: MLVSTLLSSLIVTSSYSLLPSQFMIEYNAANMKLPSLASKPEHAVVVADPTFWGPFVPRDTFTTSSSFSEESPSVAESDVSSIGEFDSEDVVQGAVSPRIPLQWVFKGLTLWLEYEQYDNDLTKAIEHAVRVYGTERIPVAHSTAIYGMTHLSEQEAIGKLAKVSEVIKRWPDMDRPQGVTQDIAQEGRPGQVCSIAWAELTLSTNNDHERALDELYKLFDVPAKREGSWTPHISLAYDNPENTILNLPDTFSYVMQHPSLMKGRRVKAISLWNTAGKMANWQCLDRVFFTNP, translated from the coding sequence ATGCTGGTGTCAACCTTGCTGTCAAGCCTCATCGTCACATCTTCCTACTCGCTCCTTCCTAGTCAATTTATGATAGAATACAACGCTGCCAACATGAAACTACCGTCGCTAGCAAGCAAGCCCGAACATGCGGTTGTCGTCGCCGATCCAACATTCTGGGGCCCATTTGTGCCTCGAGATACCTTCACTACATCATCGTCCTTTTCAGAGGAATCGCCGTCCGTCGCTGAGTCTGACGTATCGTCAATCGGTGAATTTGACTCCGAGGACGTTGTCCAAGGAGCCGTTTCTCCCAGGATACCCCTCCAGTGGGTTTTCAAAGGGCTCACATTGTGGTTGGAATACGAACAGTACGACAACGACCTGACCAAGGCTATCGAGCACGCTGTTCGAGTCTACGGTACAGAGCGTATTCCAGTTGCACACTCAACAGCTATTTACGGCATGACTCATTTATCTGAGCAAGAAGCCATCGGAAAGCTCGCCAAGGTCTCAGAGGTAATAAAACGCTGGCCAGATATGGACAGACCTCAGGGCGTTACACAGGACATCGCGCAAGAGGGACGACCAGGGCAGgtttgcagtattgcgtgggCTGAGCTTACACTTTCAACCAATAATGATCACGAGCGCGCTTTGGACGAGCTCTACAAGCTCTTCGACGTTCCTGCCAAGCGGGAAGGAAGTTGGACACCACACATTAGTTTGGCCTATGACAATCCCGAAAACACTATCCTCAACCTACCGGATACGTTTTCCTATGTGATGCAGCATCCATCTCTTATGAAGGGGCGACGCGTCAAGGCTATTTCGCTCTGGAATACTGCAGGAAAGATGGCAAACTGGCAGTGTTTGGATCGCGTATTTTTCACCAATCCTTAG
- a CDS encoding predicted protein, with the protein MASGSKSSIVCHYEVLGIDQNADFETIKKSHRKLALKLHPDKNLNDETTAEKFRIVQQAYECLSDPAERKWYDKHRDAILKGWSAASGSDDVHIVFDVVPFMYAGCYKGYSDKDGDFFDVYGTAFQQILDGELAAVAEAENDHVFVSSLPRDFGTLRSSWGDVSAFYQSWESFTSSLSFAWADPYGPFDVKEAPSRWVRRKMEEGNKKARKAAKRERNEDILALVSFVKKRDPRVKARKEQIEREKAAKENQKKEEASRKKEEARELRDQWRQEAEDAMAEAEQMDRLAGRVRLADLEDDYDYGGSKKGKKKKGKQKGGKEKEGSYNEKCGKKRDTDDEVENLGSNLETTLKVDGEIDNHAPLDEDQGIDSECEGIEHFIKEDDLDKLRGESESDIDSESESEDEPDFWRCECCRKDFQSEAQMQNHMRSKKHKEAYKKYEMRLAKLGQELFDEL; encoded by the coding sequence ATGGCGAGTGGCAGTAAAAGTAGCATTGTGTGTCACTACGAGGTGCTCGGGATTGATCAAAATGCCGACTTTGAAACGATCAAAAAATCTCACCGAAAACTCGCTCTCAAGCTGCACCCCGACAAGAATCTGAACGATGAAACGACTGCCGAAAAGTTTCGGATCGTTCAGCAAGCTTACGAGTGTTTGTCCGATCCGGCAGAGCGCAAATGGTACGACAAGCATCGTGACGCTATTTTAAAGGGGTGGTCTGCCGCATCGGGATCCGATGACGTGCATATCGTATTCGATGTTGTGCCGTTCATGTACGCAGGATGCTACAAGGGTTATTCCGATAAGGATGGCGATTTTTTCGATGTATATGGAACGGCGTTCCAACAAATACTCGATGGAGAACTCGCCGCCGTAGCTGAAGCTGAAAATGATCATGTATTCGTCTCGTCTCTCCCGCGAGACTTTGGAACGTTGAGGAGCTCCTGGGGTGACGTGAGCGCTTTCTATCAGAGCTGGGAATCCTTTACGAGCTCGTTGAGCTTTGCTTGGGCGGATCCCTACGGGCCCTTCGACGTTAAGGAAGCGCCAAGTCGATGGGTTCGTCGtaaaatggaagaaggaaacAAGAAAGCCCGCAAAGCGGCAAAGAGGGAAAGGAATGAAGACATTTTAGCTCTCGTGAGTTTCGTCAAGAAGCGAGACCCCCGGGTGAAAGCCAGAAAGGAGCAAATCGAAAGAGAAAAGGCTGCTAAAGAAAAccagaaaaaggaagaagcctcccgaaagaaagaagaagcccGGGAACTGCGAGACCAGTGGCGACAAGAAGCCGAGGATGCCATGGCCGAGGCCGAGCAAATGGATCGGTTAGCTGGACGAGTAAGATTGGCTGATTTAGAAGACGACTACGACTACGGCGGCAGCAAGAaaggaaaaaagaagaaagggaagCAAAAGGGcgggaaagaaaaagaaggctcATATAATGAGAAATGCGGCAAAAAGCGGGACACAGACGACGAAGTCGAGAACTTGGGCTCAAATTTAGAGACCACGTTGAAAGTTGATGGGGAAATAGACAATCACGCTCCCCTCGACGAAGATCAaggaattgacagtgaatgcgaAGGCATAGAACATTTCATAAAAGAAGATGACCTTGACAAACTTAGAGGTGAAAGTGAGAGCGACATTGATAGCGAGAGCGAAAGTGAGGACGAACCAGACTTTTGGCGGTGCGAGTGCTGCAGAAAGGATTTTCAGAGCGAAGCCCAGATGCAAAATCATATGAGAAGCAAAAAGCATAAAGAAGCTTACAAGAAGTATGAAATGAGACTAGCCAAGCTGGGTCAAGAGCTCTTTGATGAATTGTAA
- a CDS encoding predicted protein yields the protein MSKPEEYQHLKHAGNHCDVLKHVVFRACVQEQLNVHENGIILVDCHAGEGLYDLSKQTSGDFERGVARVVQNLDQTAPPAVHDYVNAIQEADEYMQFYPGSPMLGAKLLREQDEHRLVDLYVEDVEGLKDGALFWQADVFEADAVEFLVPNDDDRHKVILIDPPYLDQEDFYRAKVLTERILDRDPYCTILLWYPMIQKSRWRYGYAKSIKDMAKKKAKLGIYQAWLTVDKEGLQGSGMIVVNPTQRFDEIVDEDTIDWLSATLLNS from the coding sequence ATGTCCAAACCCGAAGAATATCAGCACCTCAAGCACGCAGGTAACCACTGCGATGTTCTCAAACATGTTGTATTCCGGGCGTGTGTACAAGAGCAGCTGAATGTCCACGAGAACGGCATCATTTTGGTAGATTGTCACGCCGGTGAGGGCCTGTACGACTTGAGTAAGCAAACCAGCGGGGATTTTGAAAGAGGCGTGGCGAGGGTCGTTCAAAATCTGGACCAGACGGCCCCGCCAGCCGTCCATGATTACGTCAACGCTATTCAAGAGGCGGACGAGTACATGCAGTTCTATCCTGGTTCCCCTATGCTAGGGGCCAAGCTTTTGAGGGAGCAAGACGAACACCGTTTAGTGGACTTGTATGTCGAAGATGTGGAGGGCTTGAAGGATGGAGCTCTGTTTTGGCAGGCTGACGTATTTGAAGCCGATGCCGTTGAATTTCTTGTTCCCAACGATGACGATCGTCATAAAGTCATTTTGATCGATCCACCGTATCTCGATCAAGAAGACTTCTACCGAGCCAAGGTCTTGACGGAGCGTATTCTTGACCGAGATCCTTACTGCACTATTTTGCTGTGGTATCCGATGATACAAAAATCGCGATGGCGCTATGGCTACGCCAAGTCCATCAAGGACAtggccaagaaaaaggctaAACTTGGCATTTACCAAGCGTGGCTCACTGTAGACAAAGAAGGTTTGCAAGGATCTGGCATGATCGTAGTAAATCCCACTCAGCGCTTTGACGAGATTGTCGATGAGGATACCATAGACTGGTTGTCAGCCACACTTTTGAACTCTG
- a CDS encoding predicted protein, with protein sequence LKALDVVQPDGPSFEVTGNLVTWQKWSFRVGFNYREGLVLHDVRYAGRPILHRASLVEMAVPYGDPYPPHHRKCAFDVGDYGLGYCANSLELGCDCLGHIHYFDAVLPDSSGTPYVKKKAICMHEEDQGILWKHVEYRNGHSESRRSRELVISSIATVVNYEYLFYWRFKQDGMIDFEIKLSGELSTNLPSMEEDGLPTHGVMVSPGVNSQVHQHMFCARLDMAVDGQKNSVSEIDVVAQPLHPKKNPYGNAFMAVENKLETEKAAVRTADSNKARVWKVSNSSGVTNRITGKPTAYKLVPFTRGPAHPIMLVDPSSAVAKKGAFAQAHLWVTPHADDERYPSGEYTPQGDGSVGLPDWTAGNRNVAEEDIVLWHAFGVCHLPRVEDFPVMPCEITGFSLKPENFFDGNPAIDLP encoded by the exons TTGAAGGCACTTGACGTCGTCCAACCGGATGGTCCATCATTTGAAGTAACGGGAAATTTGGTAACCTGGCAGAAGTGGTCTTTTCGAGTGGGATTCAACTACCGCGAAGGCTTGGTTCTGCATGACGTTCGCTACGCAGGACGTCCGATTTTGCATCGCGCGTCACTCGTCGAAATGGCCGTTCCGTACGGTGATCCTTATCCGCCTCATCACCGAAAGTGTGCTTTTGATGTTGGTGACTACGGATTAGGATATTGTGCGAACTCTCTCGAATTGGGGTGTGATTGTCTTGGACACATTCATTACTTTGACGCCGTGCTGCCAGATTCGTCTGGAACGCCCTATgtgaagaaaaaggcgattTGCATGCATGAGGAAGACCAAGGTATATTGTGGAAGCATGTCGAGTATCGGAATGGACATAGTGAATCGCGTCGGTCTCGTGAATTGGTCATTAGCTCGATTGCAACGGTAGTCAATTACGAGTATTTGTTCTATTGGAGGTTCAAACAGGATGGTATGATCGATTTCGAAATTAAGCTATCAGGCGAGTTATCAACCAATCTACCatccatggaagaagacggcTTGCCGACACACGGAGTGATGGTATCTCCTGGTGTGAATTCTCAAGTGCATCAGCACATGTTTTGCGCCCGGCTGGACATGGCAGTCGACGGGCAAAAGAACTCGGTCTCCGAAATCGACGTAGTGGCACAGCCTCTTCATCCGAAGAAAAATCCATATGGTAATGCGTTTATGGCAGTAGAGAACAAACTGGAGACAGAAAAGGCCGCTGTACGAACTGCGGATTCCAATAAAGCAAGAGTTTGGAAAGTTTCGAATTCTTCTGGAGTCACAAATCGTATCACTGGAAAACCTACGGCCTACAAATTGGTTCCTTTTACTCGCGGACCAGCGCACCCAATAATGCTAGTAGACCCGTCATCGGCTGTGGCAAAGAAAGGCGCCTTTGCACAGGCGCATCTTTGGGTAACGCCCCATGCGGATGACGAACGCTACCCGTCTGGCGAGTACACACCGCAAGGAGACGGATCGGTTGGACTTCCAGATTGGACGGCCGGCAACCGCAACGTGGCTGAAGAAGATATCGTACTATGGCATGCTTTCGGTGTTTGCCACCTTCCGCGAGTGGAAGACTTTCCG GTGATGCCGTGCGAAATAACCGGGTTTAGCCTTAAACCTGAAAATTTCTTCGATGGCAATCCAGCAATTGATCTTCCT